One Williamsia phyllosphaerae genomic window, CCGCCGACTCCGCGCCCTGGCTGAGCAGACGGGACCACTCGAGCGGATCGTGCACCATCGGCGTCGTGGTCGTCACGAACTCCTCGACCAGGTTCACGAAACGGGTCGGATCATCGTGGTACGGGAAGTGTCCGGCGCCGGTGAAGGTCGCCAGGGTGGAATGCGGCATCGCCGAATGGGCCAGCAGTGCATGGGAATACGGGATGACGGTGTCGTCGGTACCCCACACCAGCATCACGGGGAGGCGTTCGGTGAGGTAGCTGCGGTCGAGCATCGTCACCACCTGACCCCGCCAGTCGACCACCGCCCGCAGGGTGCGGATGAACGCCGAGTGCGCCGTCGGGTCGATGAGACCGTTGACGATGCGCATCACCTCGACGGCGTCGTGCAGTTGGCTGCGCACCGGCGCGGGGGCAGGCAGCGACCGGATCCGTGCGGCGCGCGCGAGGGCCGCGGTACACCGACCGAGCAGATGCGCCGCCGGGACGACCCCGGGGAGACGGAGCCCGGCGATGGCCTGGTCGAAGCCGGGTAGTGCGAGCAGTCGCAGCATCGGGCTCACGTCGCGGGTCACACCACCGGCCGCCACGAGCACCAGGCGTTCGACGAACTCGGGGAACTGGTAGCAGAACTGCATCGCGACGCCGCCGCCGAGCGAGTGACCGACGACCGTGACGCGGCGGATGTTCAGCACCGACAGGAGGTCGCGCATGCCGTTGGCGTAGGCCGCCACCGAATAGTCCGCGCGCGGCTTGTCCGACAGCCCGTGGCCGAGCAGGTCCGGCGCGATGACCGTGTAGTGCTGGGCGAGCATGTCGATGACCTCGGTCCACGTCGACGAGTTGTCGCCGATGCCGTGGATGAGCAGCAGCGCGGGTCCGCTGCCGGCCACGCGGTACGCCCGCCGATATCCGTGGATCGTCCGGAACTCGACCGACTGGGCTGAGGTCGGGACAGGGCGCAACACCGTCGATTTCGCCACGGGGCCACTCCTCGCTCTCCGGAGCGGTCTCGTCTGTGACACCGCGTCGCCTCTCAGTAGACCCCAGGTCGGCCGCACCCGCTGACCACGGACGCAGATCGGTACGGATGACCGGGGGATGAACTCCCGGACTCGGGACGATGAAACCTGCCGCGCGCACCGGCGGGCACCTCGGCGATCTCGGTATCGTCGGCGCAGTGAACCCGTTCGACGTGAGCTCTTTCATGGCCACGGGCGGACTGATCGGTCTCTGTGTCCTGGTGTTCTTCGAGACCGGCGTCCTCATCGGGTTCGTCTTTCCCGGCGACTCCCTGCTGTTCACCGCGGGAATCCTCGCCGCGCAACCCGATCCGTACGCCCCGCTGTGGCTGCCGTGTGTGCTCGTCCCGCTGTCGGCCGCGCTCGGCGACCAGTGCGGCTACTTCATCGGACGCCGGTTGGGAGCCGGGGTGCTGCAGGGTCGGGTGATGCGGTTCATCGGCCCCGAACCCGTCGACCGGACGCACCGGTTCTTCGAGCGGTACGGGCCCCTGACGGTGTTCTTCGGCCGTTTCATCGGCATCGTGCGCACCCTGGTCCCCCTGCTCGCCGGGTTCACCCGGATGCGCCACCGGGACTTCACGATCTTCTCGATCCTGGGCAGCACCTTCTGGGGTGCCGGGATCATCGTGCTCGGCTACCTGCTGGGCGACGTGAAGGTGATCGCCGAGAACATCGATCTGATGATCATGGCGTCGGCGGCCACGGTCATCGTGCCCATCACCGTCCACCTCGTCCGACGCGGACTGGCGCGGCGTCGTGCGAACCGCGCCGAGTCCCCCGGCCGGGCCGTGTCCGACGAGGCGGCGACCGATGACCCTGCGACCGGGGCCGACGAGCGGCCGGTCACCGCCCGCGGTCACTGATAGAACGGATCCGTCCGACGCAGGTTGGTCGAGGAGAAGTCGTCGGCGACCGTCGCGGCCAGCTCGACGAGCGCCCGGTGGGTGCCCTTGCCCAGCAGATCGAGGTCCATCTCGGCCCCCTCGGCGAGGTGGTCGTCGAACGGGATCATCTGCACGGCGCGGCACCGGGTGAGGAAGTGCTGGCTGAGCTGCTTGGTGTCGATGGTCGACGCACCCGATCGCGACGAGCTCAGGACCACGACCGCGCGGCTGACGAGGTGGCCGTAGCCGTGCGCCTGCAACCAGTCCAGCGTCGCTCCCGCACTGCGCGCGCCGTCGATCGCCGGCGAGCTGACCAGGATCAACGCATTGGCCAGGTCGAGCACGCCGTTCATCGCCGAATGGCTCAGTCCGGTACCGCAGTCGGTCAGGATGATGTTGTAGAACCGCTGCAGGACCCGCATCACGCCGCGGTAGTCCTGCTCGCTGAACGCCTCGGCGACGGCCGGATCCCGTTCGGAGGCAAGGACCTCCAGGCGGCTCGGACTCTGCGAGGTGTGCGCGCGGACATCGGAGTACCGGTAGATGGACGTGTCGGCGAGCAGGTCGCGGACGGTGGACCGCGTCTGCTGCGGGATCCGCTGGGCCAGCGTGCCGAGGTCGGGGTTCGCGTCGACCGCGATCACCCGATCCCCGCGCAGCGACGAGTAGATCGAGCCGAGGCCGACCGTGGTGGTCGTCTTGCCGACACCACCCTTGAGTGACAGGACCGCGATCCGGTAGTCGCCGCGGACCGGCCGGTTCACACGCTCGACGAGCTGTTGGTAGTGGAGGTCGTCGGGGGAGTCGCCCGGGTTGATCGTGCCCGCCGAGATCCGGTGCACGGCGCGCCGCCATCCGCTCCCCGGCGCGCGACGGGCCTTGCGCAGCAACGCGACCTCGTCGATCGACGAGCGGCCGGGTCGGCTCTCGGCGGGAGCGGACGGCCCCGGGGGACGACCGAACGGGTCCGACGCCGGGTTGATCGGCGGCTGATGCTGCGCAGCTCCGGGTCCGGGACCCTGCGGCCAGGGCTGCCCCTGCGGCCCGTTCTGCCCTTGAGGTCCGTTCTGCCACGGCACGCCCTGGGCGGGCGGCGGGCCGGGGGAGAACCGGGGGTCGTGGTGACCGGGCCCCGGGTCGGACGGTGGTCGGTGCTGCTCGAACGGGGGCGGAAACGGCGGTTGGCCGTACTGCGGGTTCGGCGTGTGGGGGGGTGCGTCGTCCGGCGGTGCCGGCGGCCGCGGCGCGTCGGATCCGACGGTGGGGATCCATCGCGTCGCGTCGTCGAGGCCGTCATCGGAGGGCTGTGGCCCTCCGCCCGGCAGCCAGGACGGTGCGGCGCTGGGTGGCGGTGTGGCGGTCTCGCGTTCGATGGAGTCGAACTCCGGCGTCCCGGCCGTCTCGGAGGCGGCCTCGCGGTCCATGTGACGACCGGCCGATCGCTGATCGGGGGTCTCACCGAGATCGCCCGGCGACCGGTCGGCGGCCGCGGGTGCCGATCCGTTCTGCTCGTCTCCCGCGCCCGTTCGCAGCCACGGAGGTGTGCCGTTGTTGTCGAAACTCACTGAAAGATTCCCCTGACGATGACGTGACCGGCACAAATGTGTCGTCCGCGGTGAAGCCTGCGTCCCGTGAGCCGACCCCCGCCGGATCCCGAGGAGTACCCGAGCTTTCCGGCATGGCGAGTTTACTACCGGTCATCGGATCGTCGATGGACGCCTGATTCGTGCACAGCTTGGTTGGTGTCCACAACCTGGTCGGCGACCGACGGTGAACCTGTCCATGAGCCGATCGCATCCGGTGCCCGTGCCGACGGCCTGTGGCACCATCTCCTCCACGCGGTATGGCCGCGCAGCTCCGCGGGGGGAGGTCGGAACGGTGAACGTGAGGACGACACAAACGGCCGAGGTGTCGCTCAGCTCGGATGCACTCATCCGATTGGGTCTGGCCGGTGGTGTGGCGGCATGGCCCTCGGTACTCGATCTGGTCCCGCCCGGTGGCCGCACCGACGACGGACCGACCGCGGACACCCTTCCGGTCGACGAGATGCGTGCGATCGGGCTCGTCGACGAGCAGGCCAGGCCGACCCCGTGGACCGAGGCGACGCTGGCGGTGCTCGGGACCCCGGACGCGCAGATCGACATCTGCATCACCGACGACACCGCCATCCACCGGGCGTGCCTCGTGCGCCGGGGTTTCGACCACGTCTTCGCGGTGCGCTCGGGCGACACCATCGAACTGTCGGCCCCACGGATCGTCGATGTCGACGACATCGGGCGGGTGGTCGGGTCGGTGTTCGGTGCCGCCGAGGTCGCGCAGTTCGCCGGGCTCAGTGTGCCCACCAACGAGTTGCGCGACCGACTCGACCGGTGCGAGTGCGTCGACGACTACGCCGCCTGTTTCTGCGCGGTCGGCGCGACCCGCTCCGACGCCCACACCATGTCGCTGGCGTTCGAGACCTGCCGCGCGCGTGGCGAGTTGGTCGCCACCTCGACGCTCGACGGCGTGCGCACGGAATCGTCGGGAACGGTGTCGGTCTACGACACCGACCACGGCCGGATCATCGCCGAACCCAGCATCGCCCGCGACGGCCGCATGTGGACGACGATCGCACCCGGTTCGGGGGACCGGATGGGTCACGCGGTGAACCAACTGCTCGAGACAATGCGCGGGCAGGGCTGGATGCCCTGATCACGCCGGACCCGGGAGATCGTGCGCATTGCACCGACATCCACCACGGCGGGCGTTAGGGTTCACCGGTACGTCTCACCGGTGACGGAAGGATCCCATGTCGGCCGAGGGCTCGAAGAAGGCGATCATCGCGGCACTCGCGGCCAACGCGGGGATCGCCGTGGCGAAGTTCGTGGGTTTCGCGATCACGGGATCGTCGTCGATGCTCGCCGAGGCCGTCCACTCGGTGGCCGACACGTCCAACCAGGGGCTGCTGCTCCTGGGGCAACGGGAGGCCGCGAAGTCGGCGAACCGGTTGCATCCCTTCGGGTACGGACGCAGTCGTTACTTCTACTCGTTCGTCGTCGCGCTGGTGCTGTTCACGCTCGGATCGCTGTTCGCGCTCTACGAGGGGTACGAGAAGATCGTGCACCCGCACGAGCTCGAGTCGCCGATCGTCGCGGTCGTCATCCTCGTCCTCGCGATCTGCCTCGAGGGTTACAGCTTCTCCACCGCCTACCGCGAGTCGCGCCCGCTCAAGGGCAGCGCGTCCTGGTGGCGGTTCATCCGCAACTCGCGCAATCCGGAGCTGCCGGTGGTGCTGCTCGAGGACACCGGCGCCTTGATCGGGCTCGCGTTCGCACTCGGCGGCGTCGGACTCGCCACGATCACCGGCGACGCGGTCTGGGACGGCATCGGGACGATGGCCATCGGGATCCTGCTCGGCGTCATCGCCATCATCCTGATCGTCGAGATGCACAGCCTGCTCATCGGTGAGGGCGCCACCGCCTCCGACGAGAAGACGTTGATGACCGCCCTGGGATCTGAAGCCGGCATCGATCGCGTCATCCACATGAAGACCCAGTACCTCGGCCCCGACGAACTGCTCGTCGCCGCGAAGTTCGCCACCCCCGCGGGAGCGAGCGCACTGCAGATCGCCGACACCATCAACTCGGCCGAGGCAAAGATCCGCGAGACCCTGCCGATCGCGCGGGTCATCTATCTCGAGCCCGACATAGACCGGGGAATGTGACACCCGCCACCCTCGGCATGGCAAGGTGAGCGTCACCGAAGAATCCGACATCCGTCCGGCCGAGATCCCGACCGGATGCGTCACGTCCCGACCGTCAGGAGTTCGCCAATGACGCGATCCGACCCCCTAAGGAAATCGCCGCAGGCGCAGCGCTCGATACGGCACTCGCTCACCCGCACCAAGTCGGTGGAGCAGTCGATGGCCGACACCGACGAGCCCGGCTCACAGCTCAAGAAGAGTCTCACCTGGATCGACCTCACCGTCTTCGGTGTCTCCGTCGTCATCGGCGCGGGCATCTTCACCATCACCGCGTCCACGGCGGGCAACCTCGCGGGCCCGGCCATCTCGATCTCGTTCATCATGGCCGCCATCGCCTGTGGGCTCGCGGCCCTGTGTTA contains:
- a CDS encoding nucleotide-binding protein yields the protein MDREAASETAGTPEFDSIERETATPPPSAAPSWLPGGGPQPSDDGLDDATRWIPTVGSDAPRPPAPPDDAPPHTPNPQYGQPPFPPPFEQHRPPSDPGPGHHDPRFSPGPPPAQGVPWQNGPQGQNGPQGQPWPQGPGPGAAQHQPPINPASDPFGRPPGPSAPAESRPGRSSIDEVALLRKARRAPGSGWRRAVHRISAGTINPGDSPDDLHYQQLVERVNRPVRGDYRIAVLSLKGGVGKTTTTVGLGSIYSSLRGDRVIAVDANPDLGTLAQRIPQQTRSTVRDLLADTSIYRYSDVRAHTSQSPSRLEVLASERDPAVAEAFSEQDYRGVMRVLQRFYNIILTDCGTGLSHSAMNGVLDLANALILVSSPAIDGARSAGATLDWLQAHGYGHLVSRAVVVLSSSRSGASTIDTKQLSQHFLTRCRAVQMIPFDDHLAEGAEMDLDLLGKGTHRALVELAATVADDFSSTNLRRTDPFYQ
- a CDS encoding ESX secretion-associated protein EspG; protein product: MRTTQTAEVSLSSDALIRLGLAGGVAAWPSVLDLVPPGGRTDDGPTADTLPVDEMRAIGLVDEQARPTPWTEATLAVLGTPDAQIDICITDDTAIHRACLVRRGFDHVFAVRSGDTIELSAPRIVDVDDIGRVVGSVFGAAEVAQFAGLSVPTNELRDRLDRCECVDDYAACFCAVGATRSDAHTMSLAFETCRARGELVATSTLDGVRTESSGTVSVYDTDHGRIIAEPSIARDGRMWTTIAPGSGDRMGHAVNQLLETMRGQGWMP
- a CDS encoding alpha/beta fold hydrolase — translated: MSQTRPLRRARSGPVAKSTVLRPVPTSAQSVEFRTIHGYRRAYRVAGSGPALLLIHGIGDNSSTWTEVIDMLAQHYTVIAPDLLGHGLSDKPRADYSVAAYANGMRDLLSVLNIRRVTVVGHSLGGGVAMQFCYQFPEFVERLVLVAAGGVTRDVSPMLRLLALPGFDQAIAGLRLPGVVPAAHLLGRCTAALARAARIRSLPAPAPVRSQLHDAVEVMRIVNGLIDPTAHSAFIRTLRAVVDWRGQVVTMLDRSYLTERLPVMLVWGTDDTVIPYSHALLAHSAMPHSTLATFTGAGHFPYHDDPTRFVNLVEEFVTTTTPMVHDPLEWSRLLSQGAESADLTGDASVQLAVLDAMAEERSAT
- a CDS encoding DedA family protein, whose amino-acid sequence is MKPAARTGGHLGDLGIVGAVNPFDVSSFMATGGLIGLCVLVFFETGVLIGFVFPGDSLLFTAGILAAQPDPYAPLWLPCVLVPLSAALGDQCGYFIGRRLGAGVLQGRVMRFIGPEPVDRTHRFFERYGPLTVFFGRFIGIVRTLVPLLAGFTRMRHRDFTIFSILGSTFWGAGIIVLGYLLGDVKVIAENIDLMIMASAATVIVPITVHLVRRGLARRRANRAESPGRAVSDEAATDDPATGADERPVTARGH
- a CDS encoding cation diffusion facilitator family transporter — encoded protein: MSAEGSKKAIIAALAANAGIAVAKFVGFAITGSSSMLAEAVHSVADTSNQGLLLLGQREAAKSANRLHPFGYGRSRYFYSFVVALVLFTLGSLFALYEGYEKIVHPHELESPIVAVVILVLAICLEGYSFSTAYRESRPLKGSASWWRFIRNSRNPELPVVLLEDTGALIGLAFALGGVGLATITGDAVWDGIGTMAIGILLGVIAIILIVEMHSLLIGEGATASDEKTLMTALGSEAGIDRVIHMKTQYLGPDELLVAAKFATPAGASALQIADTINSAEAKIRETLPIARVIYLEPDIDRGM